The genomic segment CAGCTGTCGATCAACAAGGAAAACACGGTGACGTTGCAGCCGAGCGCGAATCCGTTCTCGACCGTGGTGCGCATCGACACGCCGCCGCGGGTGAATGGCTACCTGTCAGAGCGCAACCGCACGCGGGTGGCGGGCAGCGCGTGGCTGCTGGTGTCGGCGCAGGGGCAGGGCAACGTGGTGCTGTTTGCCGATGATCCGGCGCATCGCAAGTACTGGCACGGGACGGATCGACTGCTGATCAACGCGATCTTCTTCGGGAATCTGGTGAATCCGAGTAAAGCACGGGGTTGAGGCGTTTGGCGCCGAGTTGTTGCTGAGTTTGGGAGGCAGGGGGCCTCAGCCAGGACACGCCGTAAACCCATCCATGGGGGCTCGATGGCGCCATCCATGGCGCCAACGGTCCTGGCTGAGGCCCCCTGCCTCCCATGACAGTTTCCTGCGGGCGCGGACGCATCAAACCCAAGGCGGGAGCAATAGCAAAAGCAAAAGCAAAAAGCCGTCGGTTTCGGCTTTTGCCTTTGAATTTGAAATTGAATTTGAATTTGATCTCTCTTCGCCCGGCTACCGGGCGGGAGAAGAAGGCGCAGGCAATGCTTGAAGCGGATGGGCATGGGGGCAGCGCAGAACCGTTGGCGCCATGGATGGCGCCATCGAGCTTACATGGACGTATTTACAGCGTGTTCTGCGCTGCCCCCATGCCCATCCGCCCTCGGTACTGCCACCGCGTGCTCTATCACCCGGTAGCCAGCAAAAAAAAGGACGGCGCCTCAGCGCCGTCCCTCGATAGCCCCCCGCGCAGCGGGAAGCACAACAAACCCTCAGCTGGGATCAGCCGGCGCGACCGCCGCCGTTGCCACCCTGGCCGCGGCCACGGCCGCCACCATTGCCGCCACCACCACGACGCTGGCCCGCGCCCGCACCGGCACGCTGCTGGCCATTGCCACCGCCCTCGCGACGGCCGCCGCCGGACTTCTTCGGGCCGGCATGCGCATGGCGCGGTGCATCACCGTGCGGACGGCGCGCGTGGTTCTTGCGCGGTGCGCGCTCGCCGGTATCGTGCTCGGCCTTGCCCGGTGCACTGTTGCCCCAGCGGATCGGCGTCTGCAGCTCGAAGCCCGGCACATCGCGGATGTCCATGTCGCGGCCCAGCAGGCGCACGATCGCGCGCAGCAGCTTCACTTCATCCTGCGCCACCAGCGAAATCGCCTGGCCGGTGGCACCGTTGCGGCCGGTACGGCCGATGCGGTGCACGTAATCCTCGGCCACCATCGGCAGGTCGAAGTTGATCACCTTCGGCAGCTCGTTGATGTCGATGCCACGCGCGGCGATGTCGGTGGCCACCAGCACGGTCACGCGGCCCGCCTTGAAGTCGCCCAGCGCACGCAGGCGCTGGCCCTGGCTCTTGTTGCCGTGGATCGCCGCGGTCTTGATGCCCGACTTTTCCAGGAACGTGGCCAGCTTGTCGCTGCCATGCTTGGTGCGAGCGAAGACCAGGGTCTGCTCGCGGCTGTCCTGCGCCAGCAGGTGCAGCAGCAGGTCGCGCTTGCGGCCGGCATCGACCGGGTGCACGCGGTGGGTGATGGTTTCGGCCACGGTGTTCTTCGGCGTCACCTGGATCTGTTCCGGGTTGCGCATGAACTCCAGCGCCAGCTGGCGGATGTTGTCCTCGAAGGTGGCCGAGAACAGCAGGGTCTGGCGGTTCTGCTTCGGCAGCTTGGCCAGGATGCGCTTGATCGACGGCAGGAAGCCCATGTCGAGCATGCGGTCGGCTTCGTCCAGCACCAGCAGTTCAATGCCGGACAGGTCGATGCTGCGACGCTCCAGGTGGT from the Stenotrophomonas maltophilia genome contains:
- a CDS encoding DEAD/DEAH box helicase; its protein translation is MSFESLGLAPFLLRALAEQGYENPTPIQQQAIPLALAGRDLLAGAQTGTGKTAAFGLPLLQHLGTASQEVRSGPRKPRALILAPTRELATQVHDSLRGYSKYLRIPSACIYGGVGMGNQLDILRRGVDLLVACPGRLIDHLERRSIDLSGIELLVLDEADRMLDMGFLPSIKRILAKLPKQNRQTLLFSATFEDNIRQLALEFMRNPEQIQVTPKNTVAETITHRVHPVDAGRKRDLLLHLLAQDSREQTLVFARTKHGSDKLATFLEKSGIKTAAIHGNKSQGQRLRALGDFKAGRVTVLVATDIAARGIDINELPKVINFDLPMVAEDYVHRIGRTGRNGATGQAISLVAQDEVKLLRAIVRLLGRDMDIRDVPGFELQTPIRWGNSAPGKAEHDTGERAPRKNHARRPHGDAPRHAHAGPKKSGGGRREGGGNGQQRAGAGAGQRRGGGGNGGGRGRGQGGNGGGRAG